CGAAAGTGACACTGGTTCACCAGAAGTACAAGTTGCAGTGTTAACAGAGGAAATTAATGCTCTAAACACACACTTACGTACTCACAAAAAAGATTTCCACTCTGAGCGTGGTCTTCTAAAAATGGTAGGTCGTCGTCGTCACTTATTAAAATTTCTTCGTGAAACTGACGTACAACGTTACCGTGAACTAATTAACCGTTTAGGCTTACGTCGCTAATTTAAAAGCGGGATTGCTCCTGTTTTAGACTATAGACAACTTTGTTTGTCTATGGTCTTTTTTGTTTTTTAGTCAGGTTAGTAACAAAAATATTACACTTGAAAAAGGAAATATTTCGCAACTAAATTGAGAGGTTATCAACATAACATAATGAGTTAGTCATAAAAGTCCTTATTCCCTGGAAAGAATTTGCTCAGGGTCGATTCATATGTTGCATTTTTACAATGGTCATGATCCTATTGGATTGGGCCGCTTCATCATGCCAATCTTTTTTATACTTCTTTGGTTATCTATGCTTAAACTTTACTATGCACCTAACTTTCATTATACTAGAAAGATGTGGTATGATAACCTATTGTGTAAACCTGCAGTTGAAAATAATGTTTTATCCATTATTTCCTATCAGGAAGGATTATTTTAAGTCAAATTCATATAACAAAAGTATAAAAGTGCTTTTTCAATAAAATATAAAAATAAATCTTAAATAAATTGGCAATAATTGATTTTAAATGTATGATTATTTCATGAAATATTTTTTAGCATAGAACAAGCATTTTTGGTACACTTACTATTAGTACATACAGACGAAGTAAGTGTTTTATAATAGAGAGGGGTTCATTGAATGAACGAGAAGAAAGTCTATTCCTACGAATGGGCTGGCCGTCCACTTGTAATTGAAGTTGGACAGTTAGCAAAACAAGCAAATGGAGCTGTATTAGTACGCTATGGCGATACTTCAGTACTTTCAACAGCAACAATGTCAAAATCACCAAAACCACTTGATTTCTTCCCATTAACAGTAAACTATGAAGAACGCCTATATGCTGCAGGTAAAATTCCTGGCGGCTTTATTAAACGTGAAGGTCGTCCATCTGAAAAAGCGATTCTTGCAAGCCGTCTAATCGACCGTCCTATTCGTCCGATGTTCCCAGATGGGTTCCGTAATGAAGTCCAAGTAATTTCAATGGTTATGTCCAATGATCCGAATTGTACGTCTGAAATGGCAGCTATGGTTGGTTCCTCATTAGCATTAGCTGTTTCCGATATCCCATTCGATGGACCGATAGCAGGTGTACAAGTTGGCTATATTGATGGAGAATTCATCGTGAACCCAACAGTGGAACAATCTAATCATTCAACTATTCATTTATCTGTAGCTGGAAACAAAGATGCTATCAACATGGTTGAAGCAGGTGCACTTGAAGTTCCAGAGGAGGTAATGTTAGAGGCCATCATGTTTGGTCATGAAGAAATTAAAAAAATTATTGCTTTCCAAGAGCAAATTGTTGCTGAAGTAGGAAAAGAAAAATTACCAGTAACATTATTTGAAATTAATGAAGAGATTCAAGCAGATATAAAGGCAGCTTGTGAGTCTGACATGCATGATGCCATTCAAACAGCGGAAAAACATGCTCGTGATGAAGCGATTCAAGCAGTAAAAGATCGTGTTATTGCTTCTTACGAAGAGCAAGAAGCTGATGATGAAACAATGAAGCAGGTTTATACGATTCTAGATAAGATGGTAAAGGATGAAGTACGCCGTCAAATTACAGAAGATAAAATTCGTCCAGATGGTCGTAAACTTGATGAGATTCGTCCACTTTCATCAGAAACAGGATTATTACAGCGTACGCATGGTTCAGCACTATTTACACGTGGACAAACACAAGCATTGTCAATTTGTACTCTAGGGGCACTTGGAGATGTGCAAATTATTGATGGATTAGGTGTGGAAGAATCTAAACGTTTCATGCATCATTATAACTTCCCTCAATTCTCAGTTGGGGAAACAGGACCGATTCGTGGACCAGGTCGTCGTGAAATCGGACATGGAGCGCTAGGAGAACGTGCACTTGAAGCGGTTATTCCAGATGAATCTGTATTCCCATATACGATTCGTTGTGTATCGGAAGTGCTTGAATCGAATGGTTCTACTTCTCAGGCTTCTATCTGTGCCTCCACGTTAGCAATGATGGATGCGGGTGTTCCATTAAAAGCACCTGTAGCAGGTATTGCAATGGGTCTTATTAAAAAAGGTGAGTATTACTCCATCTTAACAGATATTCAAGGAATGGAAGATCACCTTGGAGATATGGACTTTAAGGTTGCAGGTACAGCTAAAGGTGTAACGGCTCTACAAATGGACATTAAAATCGATGGATTATCTCGCAATATTTTAGAAGAAGCATTAACACAAGCTAAAATTGGGCGCATGCATATTTTAGAATCAATGCTTGCGACACTTGCTGAACCACGTGAAAAATTATCTGAATTTGCACCGAAAATTGTCATTGTGAAAATTAACCCTGATAAAATCCGTGATGTCATTGGACCAGGCGGTAAACAAATTAACAAAATTATTGAAGAAACTGGGGTAAAAATTGATACAGAGCAAGACGGTACAATTTACATCTCTTCTGCAGATGAAGAAATGAATGCACGTGCAAAACAAATTATTGAAGATATCGTACGTGAAGCAAAAGTAGGGGAGTACTACTTATCGACAGTGAAGCGTATTGAAAAATTCGGTGCATTCTGTGAAATCTTCCCAGGTAAGGATGGTTTACTTCATATCTCTGAAATCCAAGAGGAACGTACAAAGCAGGTAGAAGATGTTTTAAAACTTGGTGATCAATTACTTGTAAAAGTGATTGAAATCGACAAGCAAGGACGTGTGAATTTATCTCGTAAAGTTGTTATTCAAGAGGAAAAAGAGCGCGCTGAGCAAGGTAAATAATAGGGAATAGCAAAGGCTGCGTATGTTGCGCAGCCTTTTTTAAATCAAGATGGAGGGAATTTTATGGTACAAGTACATACATGTGACAATGGTGTGCGTATTGTGTCTGAGCAAATTGATCATGTAAGATCAGTAGCTTTAGGCATTTTTGTGAATGCAGGTTCTCGCTATGAATTACCTGAAGAAAATGGAATTACTCATTTTATTGAACACATGCTGTTTAAAGGAACAGCAACGCGCACTGCTCGTCAAATTGCTGAGGAATTTGATCGTATTGGTGGAGAATTAAATGCTTTTACCTCTAAGGAAAATACATGCTATTATGCAAAAGTTTTAGATCATCATGCTGAGCTTGCAGTCACAATACTTGCTGATATGTTCTTCAACTCTACATTTGCAGAAGAAGAGTTAGAGAAGGAACGACAAGTCGTATTAGAGGAAATCTTAATGAGTGAAGATGCACCAGATGACGATGTACATGAAAAGCTATGGGAAGTAATGTATCCGAATGATGCGCTTGGTCGTCCAATACTAGGCACTGCTGCTACGTTAAAAACATTTACAGCAGATATGATTCGCGCTTATATGGCTAAACATTATGGCCCGAAATCAGTAGTTATTTCATTAGCAGGCAATATTTCCGAAAAACTCCTACAAACAATAATTGATTTATTTGGACAATACCAAGCATCTCCTCTTGAAGTTGCACCAGTATTAACAAACCCGCAATTTCATCCAGGAGAGATAACAAAAATACGTGATACAGAGCAAGCACATGTAGCTATCTCTTACCCAGCAATCGGTGTAAAAGATCCAGATATGTATAGTTTTATTGCTCTTAATAATATTATTGGGGGCAATATGAGCTCTCGCTTATTCCAGGAAGTTCGTGAGGAACGAGGCTTGGCTTATACGATTTTTTCCTACCAATCCTGCTATGCTGACGTCGGAGCATTTACGATTTACGGTAGTACAAGTCGTCAACAATTATCACAGCTCCAGCACACAATTGATGCGACATTACTTGATATTGTAGCTGGTGGCGTAACAGAGGAGGAGCTTGATAATGCTAAGGAGCAGCTTAAGGGCAGTTTTGTGCTTGGATTAGAGGGGACTGGTGCTCGAATGAATCGTAATGGTACAAGTGAACTGGTACATGGAAAGCATCGCTCTGTGGACGAGGTACTAACAGCTATTGATGCAGTTTCAATGGAGTCAGTAGAACGCCTAATTGCGAAAATATTAAAAGCGGAGCCAGCCATCGCCATAATTGGCCCTAAGGCATAAATATTCCGAAATTAATAAAAGAGTATTAGCTCATATAACTAAGATAAGCTTCCGTTTTTAAGGGCACTAAAAAAGTCGATTTGTCACAAAAAAATGTGATGCAAATCGACTTTTTTTGGTTTTTTCAACTTTAACTAAAGACAGATTTCTACTATAAAAAATGAAATGGTCAGTGCCCTCTCGTTTTGGTAGCCTATTTCTATCTCTTTTAATAAACTTCTTTTGCTAAATACAATGTCAAGCTTTTATGGAAAATAAAAATGCTAATGATAAGACTGATAATTGTTGGGACTAAAATGATCAATAAATTGGCTGCTACTAGTGATAAATAGTAATGAATTGGAAAATTGATGATAAAAATAATGAGAATAGCAATGATCATCTTAAAATTACGTATCCCTTTCGTCTCTTCTAGATGATGGATATAAAACTGTGTACAGATGAGCAGAGAGGCACTGCTAATATAAGCAAAATACATGGCGAAATGCTCTGAGAAATTTTCGTTCGCAGCGGTTTGTGAAAAATAAGCTGGTGCCATTAGGAAAAATAGCAATATTACGATTCCATAGCAATATAGATAATCAGCCTGAAGCTGTGTTTTTTTAGTTAACGGGAGACTATTAACAAACAATTCCCAGTTAATTTTATAATCACTATCATATAGTCCCCCAACAATGGAAGCGGAAAAAACAACCGCAAAAATGCCTATTGAGGGATTGTCTAAATAAGGTATATCCAAGAAACTGATAATAGCACTTATGATAAATACCAAAAAAATTGACCATTTTTGTACCATTATTCTTTGTAAAAGTAGAGCTTGCATGAACTCCCTCCTCTAAAATTCTTTTTGTTTATAAATGGCTGTCGAGATAAGAGAGGATAGCCATAGGATTAGAAGTCCAGCAAAAGGTGCCAAAAACATAAATTGTTTAATGTTTGTTAAAACTAAAAACATATCAGGTGATTGCTTGTTAATGAGGCTAAATAAAAAGCCCGGGATGAAGCAGATCGCAATAAGAACCATTCTTCCTTTAATGGAACCAAATTTAATGTAGATGGGTAATAATATGGCTAGCATACAAAAGGCTAATGTTACTATTAGATTGAATGTTAGAAAAAATTCTGCTGATGCCCAGTTATTCGGCGTAAAACGATGAATAATCCATACAATCGGTAGTGCAAAAATAAGCCCCATAATCATAAGAAGGATACTAAGTATATATTTACTAAGTACGATGTCCCCTTTTGGAATAGGTAAAGTATTTGCATATTTATCCCAGCCACTTTGTTCATCATAGGTAATAGCAGTTATCGCCTGAAAAGTAACCATAATTATAACAAGTGAAAAGAGCATTGAACCTTGTTGTACAATGAAAGACATAAATAGGAAGAAAATCAACACAAAAGCTTGTGTCTTCATTTGACGCTGAATCGTCATTAAATCTTTTAATATAAGACCTACCATGCTCATACACTACCTTTCACATAAAATAGCATAATGTCTTCAATAGAAGGCTTTTCAAAAGAAAATACTTCGTTTACTTCATTTTTTAGCACTAATGCTTCTACACCAAAAGCTCCATTACGTTTTCTTAAAATGGCATGCTCTGGAATGGCACTTATATCCTCTTTACTACCTTTAAATATTCCATACTCATAGAGTAATACATCCTTACCCTCACTAAATAAAACCTCACCATTATGGATAAAAGTAATATAGTCTGCAATCTTTTCTAAATCACTTGTTATATGGGAAGAAAATAAAATGCTGTGTGTTTCATCTTGCATAAATGCTAAAAATAAATCGAGAATTTCATCACGAATAATCGGATCTAACCCACTTGTTGGTTCATCTAAAATTAACAGCTTTGGATGATGTGCCAGTGCCAATGCAATAGACAGCTTCATCCTCATACCTCGCGATAATTCTTTTACCCTCTTCTTCTCAGGAATTTTAAATTGTCTCAATCGCTCAAAATAATAGCTTGAATCCCACGTTTTAAATACTTTTTTCATAAATTTGTCAAGTTGTGTCGCATTAAGCGTTTCAGGTATGTGTAAATCGTCAAAAACTACACCGATGTCGTTTTTTATCGATAATTCATGTTCGACAATATCCTTGCCAAATAGTAAAATTTCGCCATATTCCTTTTTTAATAAATTGAGCATGCATTTTATCGTTGTTGATTTTCCAGCACCGTTTTCTCCGACAAATCCCATCACTGTGCCTTGGGGTACAGAAAAGCTTACATCTTTAAGGGAAAACCCTTCAAAGCTTTTATGTAAATCATGAATTTCAATCGCATTCATTTAGTTGCCCTCCTCTAAAATCATTGTTAATAATTCCTGTAGCTCCTCATTAGTTAGTCCAGCCGTTTTAGCAGTTTTGACTGCTTTTTGCATATGCTCTTCAACCTGACGTAATAATTCTTCGCGTAGAAAATCTTGATTTCGTTCTGTGACAAAGCTACCTTTTCCAGCGACGGTTTCGATAAAGCCATCTCGCTCTAAATCAGCATAAGCGCGTTTTGTTGTCATCACACTTATCTTTAAATCCTTTGCAAGTGCACGGATAGAGGGTAGTGCATCACCAGCCTGTAATTTATTTGCTAAAATTGCTTCCTTTAGCTGTATGGTAATTTGCTCATAGATGGGTTTATCACTGGCATTGCTTAAATGGATATGCACAAATTTCTCACCTCACTCAACTGTATATATACAGTATATACAGCGTGTTTGTGAAATGCAACATATTCCTACTTAAGGTAGGGGCACGATTTGCAAAAACTCGGCATATATTGGGGTAACGGTTCAAGGAGGGAGATGAGGGATGCTACTATCAGAGATGGTGGATAAGGAGTTAATTCAAGTTGAGGGTGGCGTACACTTTGGCATATTAGCACATACGGAATGTCTATTAGATGTGCAAACAGGAAAGATACATGGTTTTGAGATTGTCAAAGATAAATTACCATTCCAAAAAAAGAAAGTAAAAGTTAGTGAAATGATACCTTGGCATGAAATTATATTAATTGGAGAAGATCGAATTTTATTTAACAAAACAACGACAGTACAGTCAGAATTTTTACAGTGAGGTGAGCTTTTGGAAAACGAAAAGTGGCTTGTTATCGGTGAAGACTCACGATTAAAGGAATTAGCGACAATGTTAAGAAGCCCATCGAGAACGGTATTTTATAAAAGAACATCTGTTTGGAACGAAGAATTAAATAAACTAGTTTTAGAATTCCAGCCAAATAAAATTATTCTTCCTATACTTCCATTAAAGATTGAAGTAGAACAACTATATGGAATATCTCAGGTGAAGTTTTATACAGGGCGTTTAACTATGCATTGGAAGCAATTGCTAGAGAGAAATGAAACGAATTGCTATTTACAGCAAGAGTCTTTTATTTGGCAAAATGCAAGATTGACAGCAGAGGGATTTATCGCCACGTTTTACGGACTCGAGCAGAAATGTATTTACGGACAAAACTTTACAATCGCAGGATTTGGGCGCATCGCCAAAATGCTCGCTTCTTTACTTGTCAAGATGGGCGCTAATGTCCATATTGTAGCGCGTTCGGTTGTACAAGTGAGTGAAGCAAAAGCATATGGTTACAAAGCGACCAATTTAGATGATCGCAAATGGTCCATTAACGATAGTATTTTTATCAACACGATTCCAGCTAAGTGGATTACAGAGTCTTTTATAGAGCATGTCCCAGCAGTTTTATATGATCTAGCCTCGGAGCCAGGCTGTTTAGATATAGATGCTGAGCAACTACAAACATATGTACTATTGCCATCATTACCTGGGAAATACTTTGCACATGATGCTGCTGAAATATTGTGCAAGGCAATAGAGGAGGAAGAAAATTGCTAACGGGGAAACGAATTGGTTTAGGTATTACGGCCTCACACTGTACGTATGAGGATGTGATACCTAAAATTCAGAATTTCATCGATGTAGGAGCAACTGTTATCCCTATTATTACTCATTCTGTATTACATGCAGCTACACGTTTTGGTACTGGTGAGGAATGGATTGCTAAAATTGAGGCATTGACAGGCGAAAGAGTTATTTCTTCTATTAAAGAGGCAGAACCTTTTGGACCATCTAATCCTTTAGATGCCATGGTCATTGCACCAATGACTGGCAATAGTATTAGTAAATTTGCTAATGCTGCAACAGATAGTCCAGTACTAATGGCTGCGAAGGCAACATTGCGTAACGGCTCACCTGTGATTTTAGGCATTTCAACAAATGATGCACTTGGTTTAAATGGTATCAATATTATGAAGCTGCTTAATGCTAAAAATATTTATTTTATTCCATTTGGTCAGGATTCTCCACATTCAAAACCTAATTCACTCATTGCTGATTTCGATCAAATGGTTGCGACTGTTCAAGAAGCAATTACGCAAAAAAAGCAATTACAACCACTGTTGATACAATATTTCAAATAAATCAGGAATTACACACAATTTTCAGTATTTTTATGATACAATAGCACACATTATGGAACTTGTATTCAAGGAGAGATGATAGATGACAAAGCAGTTAACAGTTGCAGTTGTTGGGGCAACAGGGGCAGTAGGAACAAAAATGATGGAGCAACTAATTAAACGAAATTTTCCGATTGGCGCTATAAAGTTCTTAGCTTCTGCACGTTCAGCAGGAAAACCAATCGAATTTAATGGGAAGACATATACAATAGAAGAAGCGACACCTGAAGCTTTTGAAGGC
This genomic stretch from Lysinibacillus pakistanensis harbors:
- a CDS encoding sporulation protein, YlmC/YmxH family, yielding MLLSEMVDKELIQVEGGVHFGILAHTECLLDVQTGKIHGFEIVKDKLPFQKKKVKVSEMIPWHEIILIGEDRILFNKTTTVQSEFLQ
- a CDS encoding dipicolinate synthase subunit B, which translates into the protein MLTGKRIGLGITASHCTYEDVIPKIQNFIDVGATVIPIITHSVLHAATRFGTGEEWIAKIEALTGERVISSIKEAEPFGPSNPLDAMVIAPMTGNSISKFANAATDSPVLMAAKATLRNGSPVILGISTNDALGLNGINIMKLLNAKNIYFIPFGQDSPHSKPNSLIADFDQMVATVQEAITQKKQLQPLLIQYFK
- a CDS encoding NAD(P)-dependent oxidoreductase; the protein is MENEKWLVIGEDSRLKELATMLRSPSRTVFYKRTSVWNEELNKLVLEFQPNKIILPILPLKIEVEQLYGISQVKFYTGRLTMHWKQLLERNETNCYLQQESFIWQNARLTAEGFIATFYGLEQKCIYGQNFTIAGFGRIAKMLASLLVKMGANVHIVARSVVQVSEAKAYGYKATNLDDRKWSINDSIFINTIPAKWITESFIEHVPAVLYDLASEPGCLDIDAEQLQTYVLLPSLPGKYFAHDAAEILCKAIEEEENC
- a CDS encoding ABC transporter ATP-binding protein → MNAIEIHDLHKSFEGFSLKDVSFSVPQGTVMGFVGENGAGKSTTIKCMLNLLKKEYGEILLFGKDIVEHELSIKNDIGVVFDDLHIPETLNATQLDKFMKKVFKTWDSSYYFERLRQFKIPEKKRVKELSRGMRMKLSIALALAHHPKLLILDEPTSGLDPIIRDEILDLFLAFMQDETHSILFSSHITSDLEKIADYITFIHNGEVLFSEGKDVLLYEYGIFKGSKEDISAIPEHAILRKRNGAFGVEALVLKNEVNEVFSFEKPSIEDIMLFYVKGSV
- a CDS encoding ABC-2 transporter permease, which produces MQALLLQRIMVQKWSIFLVFIISAIISFLDIPYLDNPSIGIFAVVFSASIVGGLYDSDYKINWELFVNSLPLTKKTQLQADYLYCYGIVILLFFLMAPAYFSQTAANENFSEHFAMYFAYISSASLLICTQFYIHHLEETKGIRNFKMIIAILIIFIINFPIHYYLSLVAANLLIILVPTIISLIISIFIFHKSLTLYLAKEVY
- a CDS encoding GntR family transcriptional regulator, translating into MHIHLSNASDKPIYEQITIQLKEAILANKLQAGDALPSIRALAKDLKISVMTTKRAYADLERDGFIETVAGKGSFVTERNQDFLREELLRQVEEHMQKAVKTAKTAGLTNEELQELLTMILEEGN
- the rpsO gene encoding 30S ribosomal protein S15 is translated as MAISKERKNEIIAEYRTHESDTGSPEVQVAVLTEEINALNTHLRTHKKDFHSERGLLKMVGRRRHLLKFLRETDVQRYRELINRLGLRR
- a CDS encoding M16 family metallopeptidase, encoding MVQVHTCDNGVRIVSEQIDHVRSVALGIFVNAGSRYELPEENGITHFIEHMLFKGTATRTARQIAEEFDRIGGELNAFTSKENTCYYAKVLDHHAELAVTILADMFFNSTFAEEELEKERQVVLEEILMSEDAPDDDVHEKLWEVMYPNDALGRPILGTAATLKTFTADMIRAYMAKHYGPKSVVISLAGNISEKLLQTIIDLFGQYQASPLEVAPVLTNPQFHPGEITKIRDTEQAHVAISYPAIGVKDPDMYSFIALNNIIGGNMSSRLFQEVREERGLAYTIFSYQSCYADVGAFTIYGSTSRQQLSQLQHTIDATLLDIVAGGVTEEELDNAKEQLKGSFVLGLEGTGARMNRNGTSELVHGKHRSVDEVLTAIDAVSMESVERLIAKILKAEPAIAIIGPKA
- the pnp gene encoding polyribonucleotide nucleotidyltransferase produces the protein MNEKKVYSYEWAGRPLVIEVGQLAKQANGAVLVRYGDTSVLSTATMSKSPKPLDFFPLTVNYEERLYAAGKIPGGFIKREGRPSEKAILASRLIDRPIRPMFPDGFRNEVQVISMVMSNDPNCTSEMAAMVGSSLALAVSDIPFDGPIAGVQVGYIDGEFIVNPTVEQSNHSTIHLSVAGNKDAINMVEAGALEVPEEVMLEAIMFGHEEIKKIIAFQEQIVAEVGKEKLPVTLFEINEEIQADIKAACESDMHDAIQTAEKHARDEAIQAVKDRVIASYEEQEADDETMKQVYTILDKMVKDEVRRQITEDKIRPDGRKLDEIRPLSSETGLLQRTHGSALFTRGQTQALSICTLGALGDVQIIDGLGVEESKRFMHHYNFPQFSVGETGPIRGPGRREIGHGALGERALEAVIPDESVFPYTIRCVSEVLESNGSTSQASICASTLAMMDAGVPLKAPVAGIAMGLIKKGEYYSILTDIQGMEDHLGDMDFKVAGTAKGVTALQMDIKIDGLSRNILEEALTQAKIGRMHILESMLATLAEPREKLSEFAPKIVIVKINPDKIRDVIGPGGKQINKIIEETGVKIDTEQDGTIYISSADEEMNARAKQIIEDIVREAKVGEYYLSTVKRIEKFGAFCEIFPGKDGLLHISEIQEERTKQVEDVLKLGDQLLVKVIEIDKQGRVNLSRKVVIQEEKERAEQGK
- a CDS encoding ABC-2 transporter permease — encoded protein: MSMVGLILKDLMTIQRQMKTQAFVLIFFLFMSFIVQQGSMLFSLVIIMVTFQAITAITYDEQSGWDKYANTLPIPKGDIVLSKYILSILLMIMGLIFALPIVWIIHRFTPNNWASAEFFLTFNLIVTLAFCMLAILLPIYIKFGSIKGRMVLIAICFIPGFLFSLINKQSPDMFLVLTNIKQFMFLAPFAGLLILWLSSLISTAIYKQKEF